The genomic region CCCCGGCCAGGCCTATGGAGTGGTTGTGCGCAGCCCGCACGCACATGCCGCGATCCGCCGAATCGACACGGCACCCGCTCTCGCCACCCCCGGCGTGCTCGCCGTCTTCACCGGGGAGGACTTCGCGGCGATGGGGCTGGGCAACGTTCCCTGCGCCATCCCGCTCAAGAACCGCGACGGATCGAACCGCGCCGAGACGCCACGGCCGGCGCTTGCGGTCGGACGCGTCCGACACGTCGGCGACCCGGTCGCCTTCGTCGTCGCCGAGACGCAGAAGGCGGCGCGTGACGGGGCCGAGGCGCTCGTGGTCGAGTACGACGTGTTGCCGGCGGTGACCGATCTCGCCACCGCCCTGGATCCTGGCCAGCCGCTGGTGTGGGACGACGCGCCAGGCAATCTCTGCTTCGACTGGGAGACGGGCGACAAGGCCGAGACCGACCGTCTGTTCGCCGAAGCGGCGCACGTCTCGCGCCTGACGGTGGTGAACAACCGGATCGTCGTCGCCTCGATGGAGAGCCGCGCGGCTGTGGCGGAGTATGACCGGGCGAGCGGGCGGTTCACCCTCCACACCAACACTCAAGGCTCGTGGCTCGTCCGTCGCCTGCTCGCGACGGAGGTGTTCAAGCTGCCGGAGGAGCGGTTCCGGGTGATCACGCCGGATGTCGGCGGCGGCTTCGGCATGAAGCTCTTCCTCTATCCGGAGCATGTGATGGTCACGGTCGCGGCGCGCGAGCTCGGCCGGCCGGTGAAGTGGGCGAGCGACCGTTCAGAGGCGTTCCTCTCCGACACCCACGGCCGAGACAACATCACCACCGGAGAGCTCGCGCTCGACAAGGACGGGCGTTTCCTCGCGCTGCGCACCCGCACCCTCTCGAACATGGGGGCCTATCTTTCAACCTTCGCGCCGTACATCCCGACGGGCGCAGGCTCCAAGGTTCTCGCCTCCGTCTACGGCTTCCGAGCGATCCACGCCCATGTTCTCGGGGTTCTGACCAACACCACCCCCGTCGATGCCTATCGCGGCGCCGGCCGGCCGGAAGCGAACTACATCGTCGAGCGCCTGATCGACACGGCAGCGCGCGAGCTGGGCATCGACCGGGTGGAGTTGCGCAAGCGGAACATGGTCCCGCCCTCGGCGATGCCATGGAAGACGCCGATGGGCGCGACCTATGACAGCGGCGATTTCGTCACCGTGCTCGAGGCGGCGCTGAAGAAGGCGGATTGGGCCGGTGCGCCGCAGCGCAAGCAGGAGGCGGCGCGGCGGGGCAAGAAGCGCGGCATCGGGCTTGCCTATTATCTCGAGGCGACCGGCGGGGCGCCGACGGAGCGCGCCGAGATACGCTTCGCCGAAGACGGGATGGTCGAGGTCCTGGTCGGAACCCAGTCGACCGGCCAGGGACACGAGACCGCCTACATCATGCTCACGGCAGCCGAGCTCGGCATCCCGCATGACCGGATCCGCGTGCTCCAGGGCGACAGCGATGCGGCCCCCAGCGGCGGGGGAACGGGGGGCGCCCGCAGCCTCTACTCCGAGGGCCAGGCGATCCTCGCCACCACCGCCACCGTGATCGAGAAGGGCAAGCAGGCGGCAGCCGAGGTGCTCGAGGCAGCCGCCTCCGACATCGTCTTCGAGAACGGCCGGTTCGGCGTCGTCGGAACCGACCGCGGCATCGGCATCCTCGAGCTTGCGGCCACGCAGCGCAAGCGCGCGGCGGCGGGGGAGCCCGCGACTCTGCTTGATGCCGCCGAGGTCGCCGAGATCAAGGCGCACACCTTCCCGAACGGGTGCCATATCGCCGAGGTCGAGATCGACCCGGCGACGGGGGTTCTCGACATCGTCCGCTACCTCGTGGTGGACGACGTTGGGCATGCGATCAACCCGCTGATCGTTCGCGGCCAGGTGCACGGAGGCGTGGCGCAGGGAATCGGCCAAGCGGTGTTCGAGCACACCGTCTACGACCCAGAGAGCGGCCAGCTGGTCGCAGGGTCGTTCATGGACTACTGCCTGCCGCGGGCCGACGACCTGCCCGACATCGAGGTGGACCTGATCGAGATCCCCTGCGAAACGAACCCGCTCGGCGTGAAGGGTGCGGGCGAGGCGGGAGCGGTGGGCAGCCCGCCGGCGGTGATCAACGCCGTGGTCGATGCTCTCGCCGAGGACGGGGTGAAGCACGTCGACATGCCGGTGACGCCGGAGCGGCTCTGGCGCGCGCTCGCCTCGGCGAAGGCGGCCTGAACATTGGACTGGTGCGGGCCGCCTGCGCCGCGGGCGGCCCGCGCGCTCGTCACCGTGCGTGTCGGCCAATCACGCGCCGATCGAGCGTGAGGTCTGATCGCGGGAGGAGGGCCGCGGACCCCTCGGTCCATGCCCCGTTTCGACGCGTCACCTCGACGAGACTGCGAGCGGCTCTGTCCCATGCCCTGGCGGCTCATCCTGCAGCATCGCCCCGGCTCCGGGTGGACAGGCGGGCGCGGCACGATCAGAGTGCGGCGCGTTCCCGTGAGGAGAGGACACCGATGTCCCAGCCGCGCTTCCTTCACACGATGATCCGCGTGGGCGATCTCGAACGCTCCGTCGCCTTCTACACGAAGCTCCTCGGCATGAAGGAACTCCGCCGGCGCGACGTGCCCGAAGGCAAGTACACGCTCGCCTTCGTGGGCTATGGTGACGAGACGGAGAACACGGTGCTCGAGCTGACCTACAACTACGGGGTCGAGAAATACGAGCATGGAACCGCGTTCGGCCATCTCGCGATCGGCGTTCCTGACGTCTACGCCACCTGTGAGCGGCTGCGCGCGGCAGGGGTGAAGATCACGCGCGAGCCCGGGCCGGTGAAGTTCGGCACCACCGTGATCGCCTTCATCGAGGACCCCGACGGCTACAAGATCGAGCTCATCGAGCGCGCCTAGGCTCTGCCTCGCCTCGCCCCGGATCCCGAATCCGACCGGGCATGGCCGAGGCAGGCAGCGACCACCACGGCCGCGCCTGCGACCTCGACCGCACCCGGGGCCGTTCCGAAGACGAGGGCGTCATAGCCGATCGCCCAGACCATCGCCGTGAAGTCGTAGGGCGCAAGCCGGGCAGGCGAGGCGAAGCGTATCGCCGCCGTCAGCGACACATTGCCGCCCGCCCAGAGCGCCCCAGTGAGCGACAGGAGCACGATGTCGGCCGCCGACGGTGCCTGCCAGGTCATGGCGGCGAAGGGGCCGATCGCGGCAAGCCCTGCGAGCGCCGGGATGCTCATGCTCTCCGCGAGCCGTGCGTCCGGCCCGAGCCGACGCGTGACCACCATCAGAAGCGCGTAGGAGCAGGTGCCGGCGAAGGCGGCGAGGTAGCCGATGAGGGGGCCGCGTCCCGCGCCCGACGCACTCGCGATGCCCGGCGACAGGGCAAGCGCCACGCCGGCGAAGCCGAGCGACGCCCAGAGCCACGCCGTGCGCGGAACCACTTCGCCCAGCAGGACGCGTGCGAGAGCGAGCGTGACGAAGGGGGCGGTGAAGAACACGACATAGGCGTCGAACAGAGGCAGGCGCGCGAAAGCAACGAAGAAGGTCAGGCCCGAGCAGTGGATCAGCACAGCGCGCAGGAGCTGGAGTGCAAGCCGCGCGCGCGGGATGCCCCGCGTTCGGATCGCCTGCGCGAGCGCGACCGGCCCGACAAGCGCGAGCCCCACGCCACAGCGCCAGGTGATCACCTGCGCCGCGCCGAACCCGGCGGAGAGCAGCTTCATCGCGACGTCGTTGGCCGAGAACAGGGCGATCGCGAGCAGGATCAGCGCCGGCCCCGCAAGACCCGCGCGCGCGAGAGCGTTTCCCATGCGCGCCCGTCATGCCCGCCCAACACCGCTTCGGCAAGCGTGGCCGAGGGTGGCGTGCGCGGTCGCGCCCTGGCATACGGAGCGCCCCGATGACCCCCTCTCTCGCCTCCGCGCTCATGCCGCTGATGCGGCTGATCGACCCAGAGACGGCGCACGGCCTTGCCCTTCGCGCCCTGCGCGCGGGGCTCGCGGGCAGAGCCGATCCGCCCACGCTTGCGGTCGAAGCGATGGGGCTTCGGTTTCGCAACCCGCTCGGCCTCGCCGCCGGCTTCGACAAGAACGCGGTCGCCGTCCGTCCGCTGTTCGCCCTCGGCTTCGGCTTCGTCGAGGTCGGCACGATCACGCCGCGGCCGCAGGCCGGCAATCCGCGCCCGCGCCTCTTCCGCCTCGCCGAGGACGGAGGGGTGATCAACCGCATGGGCATGAACAACGAGGGATGGGAGGCCATCTCGGCGCGGATCGCGGCGATGCGCGCCGAGGGCCCTCTGCCCGGGCCGTTGGGGATCAATGTCGGCATCAACAAGGACTGCGACGACCCGGTGCGCGACACGGGCCTGCTCGTCGAGGGAGCGGCGCGCTTGGGCGACTACGTCACAGTCAACGTCTCCTCGCCGAACACGCCGGGCTTGCGCGACCTCCAGGCGGCGGATCGGCTCGCTAAGCTCCTCGAGGCGTCGCGGCAGGGGCTCGCGCGCGCAGGACAGTCGGTTCCCATCCTCGTGAAGCTCGCCCCCGATCTCGACCACGACTCGCTCGGGCCGATCGTCGAGACGGCGGTCGCGGGCGGCGTGTCGGGGCTGATCGTCTCCAACACCACGATCGCCCGGCCGGCGACGCTGAGGAGCCGTCATCGGAACGAGGCGGGCGGGCTCTCCGGCCGGCCGCTCTTCGCCTCCGCGACCGCGATGCTGCGGCGCGTGGCACGGATCGCCGCGGGCAGGCTCGTGCTGATCGGCGCGGGCGGTGTCGCGAGTGGCGCCGACGCGTATGCGAAAATCCGCTCCGGCGCCTCTCTGGTGCAGCTCTACTCGGCGATGGCCTATGCGGGCCCCGCTCTGCCCGGGCGGATCGTGTCGGAGCTTGCCGCTCTCGTCGCGCGCGACGGGTTCAGACGCGTCGATCAGGCGGTCGGGCTCGATCGGGAGCGGGACGATGCCTGAGCGGCTTGAGGGAATCGCACCGCTCTCGGAACGGTTCGACGGGTTCATCCTCGACCTCTGGGGTGTGGTGCACGACGGGGTGAAGCCCTATCCCGGGGCTGTGGAGTGCCTTGCGAGACTCAAGGCGTTGGGGAAGCGAAGCGTTCTGCTCTCCAATGCGCCGCGTCGAGCCTGGGCCGCCCAGGCGGCGATGCGGGCGATGGGCATCGCCGACGACCTCTACGACGGTATCCTCACCTCCGGCGAGGCGGTGCACATCGCGCTGCGTGACCGGACCGACCCCTGGTTCGCGGCCCTCGGCCCCCGCGTTCTCCACCTCGGCCCGGAACGTGACCGCAACGTGATCGAGGGCCTGAGGCTCGAGCGCGTCGCGACACCGTCGGAGGCCGATTTCGTGCTGAACACCGGCCCCGACGACCACCAGGCCGGGCAAACGGTGGAGGATTTCCTGCCCCTCCTTGAGGCGTGCCTCGAGGCGTCCCTGCCGATGATCTGCGCC from Elioraea tepida harbors:
- a CDS encoding TIGR01459 family HAD-type hydrolase, coding for MPERLEGIAPLSERFDGFILDLWGVVHDGVKPYPGAVECLARLKALGKRSVLLSNAPRRAWAAQAAMRAMGIADDLYDGILTSGEAVHIALRDRTDPWFAALGPRVLHLGPERDRNVIEGLRLERVATPSEADFVLNTGPDDHQAGQTVEDFLPLLEACLEASLPMICANPDLEVIRGGVRVICAGALAERYAAMGGEVRSLGKPDPAIYPAVFAMLGLAPSRVLAVGDSLRTDIAGAAAVGIASAWVLGGIHAEELGLAEGALPPPGLAEARAAEHGLTPDAILPAFRW
- a CDS encoding xanthine dehydrogenase family protein molybdopterin-binding subunit — its product is MKFGLSQPMRRVEDPRLLRGKGTYTDDISLPGQAYGVVVRSPHAHAAIRRIDTAPALATPGVLAVFTGEDFAAMGLGNVPCAIPLKNRDGSNRAETPRPALAVGRVRHVGDPVAFVVAETQKAARDGAEALVVEYDVLPAVTDLATALDPGQPLVWDDAPGNLCFDWETGDKAETDRLFAEAAHVSRLTVVNNRIVVASMESRAAVAEYDRASGRFTLHTNTQGSWLVRRLLATEVFKLPEERFRVITPDVGGGFGMKLFLYPEHVMVTVAARELGRPVKWASDRSEAFLSDTHGRDNITTGELALDKDGRFLALRTRTLSNMGAYLSTFAPYIPTGAGSKVLASVYGFRAIHAHVLGVLTNTTPVDAYRGAGRPEANYIVERLIDTAARELGIDRVELRKRNMVPPSAMPWKTPMGATYDSGDFVTVLEAALKKADWAGAPQRKQEAARRGKKRGIGLAYYLEATGGAPTERAEIRFAEDGMVEVLVGTQSTGQGHETAYIMLTAAELGIPHDRIRVLQGDSDAAPSGGGTGGARSLYSEGQAILATTATVIEKGKQAAAEVLEAAASDIVFENGRFGVVGTDRGIGILELAATQRKRAAAGEPATLLDAAEVAEIKAHTFPNGCHIAEVEIDPATGVLDIVRYLVVDDVGHAINPLIVRGQVHGGVAQGIGQAVFEHTVYDPESGQLVAGSFMDYCLPRADDLPDIEVDLIEIPCETNPLGVKGAGEAGAVGSPPAVINAVVDALAEDGVKHVDMPVTPERLWRALASAKAA
- the gloA gene encoding lactoylglutathione lyase, coding for MSQPRFLHTMIRVGDLERSVAFYTKLLGMKELRRRDVPEGKYTLAFVGYGDETENTVLELTYNYGVEKYEHGTAFGHLAIGVPDVYATCERLRAAGVKITREPGPVKFGTTVIAFIEDPDGYKIELIERA
- a CDS encoding quinone-dependent dihydroorotate dehydrogenase → MTPSLASALMPLMRLIDPETAHGLALRALRAGLAGRADPPTLAVEAMGLRFRNPLGLAAGFDKNAVAVRPLFALGFGFVEVGTITPRPQAGNPRPRLFRLAEDGGVINRMGMNNEGWEAISARIAAMRAEGPLPGPLGINVGINKDCDDPVRDTGLLVEGAARLGDYVTVNVSSPNTPGLRDLQAADRLAKLLEASRQGLARAGQSVPILVKLAPDLDHDSLGPIVETAVAGGVSGLIVSNTTIARPATLRSRHRNEAGGLSGRPLFASATAMLRRVARIAAGRLVLIGAGGVASGADAYAKIRSGASLVQLYSAMAYAGPALPGRIVSELAALVARDGFRRVDQAVGLDRERDDA
- a CDS encoding DMT family transporter, whose protein sequence is MGNALARAGLAGPALILLAIALFSANDVAMKLLSAGFGAAQVITWRCGVGLALVGPVALAQAIRTRGIPRARLALQLLRAVLIHCSGLTFFVAFARLPLFDAYVVFFTAPFVTLALARVLLGEVVPRTAWLWASLGFAGVALALSPGIASASGAGRGPLIGYLAAFAGTCSYALLMVVTRRLGPDARLAESMSIPALAGLAAIGPFAAMTWQAPSAADIVLLSLTGALWAGGNVSLTAAIRFASPARLAPYDFTAMVWAIGYDALVFGTAPGAVEVAGAAVVVAACLGHARSDSGSGARRGRA